The following coding sequences are from one Musa acuminata AAA Group cultivar baxijiao chromosome BXJ2-4, Cavendish_Baxijiao_AAA, whole genome shotgun sequence window:
- the LOC103974336 gene encoding large ribosomal subunit protein uL3, with amino-acid sequence MSHRKFEHPRHGSLGFLPRKRASRHRGKVKSFPKDDPTKHCRLTAFLGYKSGMTHIVREVDKPGSKLHKKETCEAVTIIETPPMIVVGVVAYVKTPRGLRSLNTVWAQHLSEEVRRRFYKSWYKSKKKAFTKYSKKYESEEGKKEIQVQLEKMKKYASVIRVLAHTQIRKMKGLKQKKAHLMEIQVNGGTVAQKVDYAYSFFEKQIPIDAVFQKDEMIDVIGVTKGKGYEGVVTRWGVTRLPRKTHRGLRKVACIGAWHPARVSYTVARAGQNGYHHRTEMNKKIYKIGKSGDESHTAITEFDRTEKDITPMGGFPHYGIVKDDYLMIKGCCVGPKKRVVTLRQSLLKQTSRVALEEIKLKFIDTSSKFGHGRFQTTEEKSKFYGRMKA; translated from the exons ATGTCTCATCGTAAGTTTGAACACCCAAGGCATGGGTCCCTCGGGTTCCTCCCCAGGAAGAGAGCCTCCCGCCACCGTGGCAAAG TAAAGTCCTTTCCCAAGGATGATCCGACAAAGCATTGCAGGTTAACAGCTTTCCTTGGATACAAGTCTGGAATGACACACATTGTTCGTGAGGTTGACAAACCAGGCTCAA AGCTTCACAAGAAGGAGACATGTGAGGCTGTGACTATCATAGAAACTCCGCCAATGATTGTTGTGGGAGTTGTTGCTTACGTGAAGACTCCACGTGGACTTCGTTCTCTTAACACTGTGTGGGCTCAACATCTGAGTGAGGAAGTGAGGAGGAGATTTTACAAGAGCTGGTACAAGAGCAAGAAGAAGGCTTTTACAAAGTACTCCAAGAAATATGAAagtgaagaaggaaagaaggaaatTCAGGTGCAGCTGGAGAAGATGAAGAAATATGCATCTGTTATCCGTGTGCTGGCTCATACACAG ATAAGGAAGATGAAAGGTCTGAAACAGAAAAAGGCTCACTTGATGGAGATCCAGGTCAATGGAGGGACAGTTGCTCAGAAGGTTGACTATGCTTACAGCTTCTTTGAGAAGCAAATCCCTATCGATGCTGTCTTCCAGAAAGATGAGATGATCGATGTCATTGGTGTGACCAAAGGTAAAGGTTATGAAGGTGTGGTGACTCGTTGGGGTGTCACTCGCCTCCCACGCAAGACACACAGAGGACTCCGCAAGGTTGCCTGTATTGGTGCATGGCACCCAGCCAGAGTCTCCTACACTGTTGCTCGTGCTGGTCAGAATGGATACCACCACCGTACTGAAATGAACAAAAAGATATATAAAATTGGGAAATCTGGGGATGAGTCACACACTGCTATTACTGAGTTTGACAG AACCGAGAAGGATATCACGCCAATGGGTGGTTTCCCGCACTATGGTATTGTGAAAGATGACTACCTTATGATCAAGGGTTGCTGTGTTGGGCCAAAGAAGAGGGTTGTTACGCTTAGACAGTCCCTACTGAAGCAGACTTCTCGCGTCGCCCTCGAGGAGATCAAGCTTAAGTTCATTGATACTTCTTCTAAGTTCGGGCATGGACGCTTCCAGACAACCGAGGAGAAGAGCAAGTTCTATGGTAGGATGAAGGCTTAA